The genomic interval TCAGCAACTGAACTTACTGACCTCACATATTTCTTacgttgagaggcagtgggtcctcctcCGGAAAAGCCGCCAGAAATGGTGTGTACTTCTCCGTGAGTCGGCATTTCGTGCGCTTGACCTTCCTCTGGTGTCGCCATGGCTGTGGTTGTAGTAGACCCAGCGAGATAATCTTTTtggaaaccattcttcacaagctcatccaactgatagcccagcgctaagcagttgttaatatggtgcccgAATGCTTCGTGAAATTCGCAACATGATTCTTTGTGAGGTCCCAACACTTGGTCAAACTTcaccggtggcctcaacctgtcagctatgttgggcacaacgatgaggtctttaagttccaccacaaaattgtgccttagaggtctatttccctctctccttccttctgctTGACCCCTAGGCTGGGTCCTCCTTGCCTCGTAGGTGCGCTTCCTGTCTTGGTTCTTTTTTCTGTGGTGGCTTCGTGGACCTTAGCAGGTTGTGTGCGCATTTGCGCTCTTGGGCGTGTGGGTGCAGCATTCGTGCACTTCTTGTATGCTTCACCCTTAGAGGCAAtgtgttctaccgcccgacgccttACATCAGCAAAAGTCTTGGGGCGGCTGCGATTGAGTGACTTGCTGAAAGACCCAGGACACACCCAtttcctgaatgcgtacacaatcatgggttcGTCTAtggtacccaccttcaccacctgcgccccgAAGCGGCTGATGTACTCTTTCAGGGTCTCACCTTGatattgcttcacgtcgaaTAGGTCGTATGAAACTAGGGGtggggccctgttggctagatactgctctctgaatagcCGCGAGAGCTGTGtgaaagacgtgatgtgacccTTTGGGAGgttgatgaaccaatccatggccatcccaatcaaagtgctcatgaagagcttgcaccttacggcatcagaaccgcctaccagcatcatctgcgtgtggaacgcagtgaggtgcgcctcagagtcctccatccctgtgaaggttactTTGGGCCCCGTGAATGTGTTGGGGATTGCTGTCTCTAGGATCGCCTGTGAGAATGGCGTTGAGAATTCTCTTGGTAGGGTGGCAGTCTCAGGCTCGTCTACGTCGCGCCATCCGCGGCGTAGTTCCTCGTTGGCgcggtggagctcatcgtttctcgcctgagatgctgccattgcttcttgcaacccttgcatcatgcccatgagttgttgcatggtcatctcttcactcctagcgcgtgcgGGTCTCATGTTCGTGTTTTCTTGAAGCCTCCTTGACTATCTGCGATTTGAGAACTGGAATTGGGTTGGAAACTGCAACTGGAACTGGAAAATTGTGTGATGGGACTGacgttttatatcggccccacggtgggtgatgtgattccactagcacaattagaatgattcttgacattcttaggaatcatcttgagttggttaagagctaggcactttatcatagaaatggatcaaggttttATGAataagaactcaccaaaactagtgccaaaacacaaactcatatagaagatccaattattgtcaaattgaaccaacaaaaagaggtaaaacttaaatccaccgaatagaattggaaGGGAAGCAaactgaaccgaacaaaatgtaaaagaaaggcATAGCACTGAAAATACTTGCTGGAAAAAGAAAAGTACCAAACCAAAcacaaagaagaataagaacagctgctggaaaacttaaaaaccgaaccaaaaacaacaaagaaacaagctaagacaaggaattaacaaagaagaaaggaaggagaagagaattgctcatgaagatggatgaatgatgaatgatcacgccactagaagtgtggttgctcctagatgagtgtgctgccgtcacttgaggacaccatggatccttcaagataagactagagaagaaggctcaaaagctctccaatgctcactccaattttgagtatagtttctttagataaattccaatctgaattttacaaagagagcacctctatttatagcctaaggtgctgaaatgcaagcaacacaaattcaaaaattccctcctaagagacatctagaatcggcgccaaaacccaagcatgaggaaggtgtgactccttccttcactttggcacctccaaattctacttctacacctatctactaacacacaccccctaaagctcctaattaaagactaaaagatgctataacaatagaggtttctaatgtttccctctaagcaccttcaactaaagaaattacaaaaagagaaaataaatgtcccctagctcctaaagctttgaacatgcttcttgtaagcctttgaggtgggctttgacctctatgggcgtcctccatttgtgcctctacctcttcttgatcttgttgattggcctccatgttctcttgatcttgatctccatcagtgggcgccaaatgttcccgccggttgaccagggtcgtttttatgcgtggcttgtcctcgcgagctagggcaccttcgttctactctgtctgtgagtacctgaaaagaagtgaacaaaggggcgccctcgcggccgtttgcactccgacgatcaagtcaactagcgagaaacatcaaaggtgacacacctccgtattGGAACACCGTGACTGGATACTCTGAGCATGGTCGAAAATACTGAGTGGCTAATACTGTGTGCCCTAATTGCCTTTGCGCACAGTGGGTGCGCCgt from Phaseolus vulgaris cultivar G19833 chromosome 1, P. vulgaris v2.0, whole genome shotgun sequence carries:
- the LOC137815667 gene encoding uncharacterized protein codes for the protein MRPARARSEEMTMQQLMGMMQGLQEAMAASQARNDELHRANEELRRGWRDVDEPETATLPREFSTPFSQAILETAIPNTFTGPKVTFTGMEDSEAHLTAFHTQMMLVGGSDAVRCKLFMSTLIGMAMDWFINLPKGHITSFTQLSRLFREQYLANRAPPLVSYDLFDVKQYQGETLKEYISRFGAQVVKVGTIDEPMIVYAFRKWVCPGSFSKSLNRSRPKTFADVRRRAVEHIASKGEAYKKCTNAAPTRPRAQMRTQPAKVHEATTEKRTKTGSAPTRQGGPSLGVKQKEGEREIDL